GTCGAACGCTTCGGGCGTGGGGGTATCGAACGCTTCCGGCGTAGGAGTGTCGAACGCTTCGGGCGTGGGGGTATCTAACATCTCCGGCGTGGGAGTGTCGATCTCTACCGGCGTGGGCGTATCTACCGCTTCAGGCGAAGGCGTGTCCGTTGGGACAGGCGTGGGCGTATCAATTGCCTCTGGCGTAGGCGTGTCCGTTGGAATAGGCGTAGGCGTGTCCGTTGGGATAGGCGTGGGGGTATCAATGGCCTCTGGCGAAGGCGTGTCCGTTGGGACAGGCGTTGGCGTATCTACTGCCTTTGGCGTGGGCGTGTCAGTGGGGGTGGGCGTTGATTCATCATCGATCGCAGTTTGGTATAATCGTTCTACATCGCCGATGACATACGCCGCTTTGACGTTTTTATTATAGGCAATATTTAAATCCATTAAATATTCGCTGTTTTTTTGCCAATCGATCCCGCTTTGTCCCTCGGCGGCGCATCGATATTTATCGCTAAGATAACTCGTTTTGTCGTCGAGAGGAATGATTTTTGGAGAAGCCGCTTCAACATCTCGGAGTCCCTCCACTAAAATAATAATCAATAGCAGGAAAAGGATGTAAAATAATGATATAAGACAAAATTTCTTTATTCTTACGATTAAATTCCTTGTATTTTTGTTCATTTTAGAGTAATTCCCCCTTAATAGATATTTAGAAGAATAATAATAAATTTAGATAATAATGTCAATAGGTAAAGTGATTAGTTTTTTGTTTATCTAATCTTTTTCGCCAAGATATAGAACATGGATCGGAATATATAACTTTTCGAGCAAATTTTTTTCATCCAGAGCTTTGCGCATTCTTTGGAAGATGGAATCGATTATGTCCAGCGTCCATTTCACGTCTTCTTTCGTATGGGCTAAGCTGGGCAAAAACGTTCCACCAAATAAAATTCCTTCTTCCAGAAGTTCTTGGATGAAGAAGGTTCGCAGCATCGCCGAGGTATAGTCTCCTGCGCTTTGAAACTCGATTACTAGTCGGGGAGCGATTCCTTTCCATTTCAATTGAATTTCATGATGCTTGGCGGCGGAGAGTACGCCCTCCCGCAGCGTTTCACCTAGAGCGCAGACGGTTTCGCAGACCGGTTCCCGCGCATAGATGTCTAGCGCCGCCATCGCCGCCGCGAGCGAATAGACTTCGCCCTGAAACGTCGGCCCATATCCGATATCGAACGCGCTATCCATAATGGATCGCGGTCCCGTCAGAGCCGCCAAAGGAAATCCATTGGCCATGCCTTTGCCCACAGCGGCCATATCGGGCAATACGCCGTATTTTTCTTGCGCTCCGCCGTTCGCCAACCGGAAAGCGGACATGATTTCGTCGAAGATTAATACAATTCCCGCTTCTCTTGTCCATGCGCGAACCGTTTCCAAATAGCCTTCGGGCGGATAGTCGAGCGAGCAAGGCTCCAAGGCTACGGCGGCGATTTCATTGCGATGCGCATCCAGCAGCCGTTTCAAGGCGTCGAGATCGCCGAACGGAAAGGGTTGAACCAACGAACGCATTTCGTTAGGGATTCCCTTGACGCCGCCGATTCCCGCGACATACCAATCATGGAAACCGTGATATCCGCAATACAAGACGAGGCGGCGCCCCGTATAAGCGCGGGCGATGCGTATCGCCGCTTCCATTACGTCCGAACCGTTTTTTCCGAATAGCGTCCGTTCCGCGCAGGGAATGAACGCGGCGAGTTTTTCCGCTACTTCCACCTGAAAGGGATGCGGCAGAGGCAGGGTTGGACCTACGGATATACACTCGCGAATCGCTTCTTGAATTTCAAGCCGATTGTAGCCCAATACGGCGCTTCCCCAGCCCATAATATAGTCCAGATATTCGCGTCCGTCCGATGAAATTATTCGCGCTTTGTCCGAGCGAACAGCGAATAAGGGATAAAGGTTTTTGAGTCCGCGCCTTGCTCCCTGGGAGGGTGTCCAAAGATTGACGCATCTGGGCAGCGCTCGGCTCCATAATGCTTCGCTTTCGTCGGGCGCGGCGATTTCGATTTCCCATTCGAGCGGCGGCGATCCGAAATCTTCGAAGAAGCCAACGCCCAGTTTGACGGCGTCTACTCGCAAAATATAACGTCCTTCCGGTAAGGCCGAGGCGTTGGTTTTAATTTCGACGATCGCTTCTTCTCCGGGTGCGAGCGGCTGCGGCAGTTTTCCCCAGCCTTCCAGATAGGCGATTCGCTGGCCGCCGCGATAGAATGCGCCGCCGATCATGACGGAGCGCATGATTTCCGAATCGCCGTCCCGCCATTTTTCTCTGCCTGTGTTTCGCGCCCGGACGGAAAAGGAAAAATGAGCGCCTTGGGACGCTGCGCGAGGGGGGCGGTTTTTCCAGTGCAAATCCGTTCTCAGCGGGACCATAATCGACTCCACCAGCGGCGCCATCGCGTTCGTTTTCGTTCGATGATTTCCTTCAAGTTTTGCTCATGGAGCATCATTCGACTTAATAGTTCCTTTATGTTCTCTCCGTGATGAAGAATTGATTCTTCCTGGCGCTGCAATTGGCTTAAAAAGATCATCCGTCGCGGATGGTAGCGTTTGGGATGCAATTCCTTGGCGTCTAGGGCGGCGGGGAGCGGGGAATCCCATTCTCTCATCGGCGCTCCGCCATCCGAACGGCCGCTCATAGAGCAATTGGAACACGGAGCGGGAAGCTCGCCGCTTCCCTCGCGCAGCTGTTGGAATTTGCTTCCAAACCAAATTTCCGAAAGAGAACGCTCGTTCAAATTGCCCATCACGAAAAGATGCTGCGCGTCGGGATGGCTGCATGGCTGCACGTTGCCATCGGGCATGATCGCCACGGCGTAATCCAACAGTTTGCAATGGGGAGCGTCGTTTTCTTTCTGCTGAGGGCGAATATTGCGAATGGTTCCTGGCGGCGCATAGTCCGGAGCCAACGACATTTCGAACAAATCCGGCGCTTCCACGGCGACGCCGAGGATTTTGGCGCGTTCCAGGGCTTCGAGCACCCGGCGATCCGAATGTTCCGGCATAGAGAAGAGTGATTGCTCCGCCAATTCCGGCGACGTGAGGATGACGTGTTCCGCCGTGACTTTGTCGATCCCTAATAGACTGGCTAACGTTACGGCGTCGGGGAACTCGTCGATGGTGTCTTTCATTAAGGTAAAATTCAGGATCAATCGCAAGGGAGAATGGGACGCCGCCGAGCGCCGCTGCGTGATTTTTCTTATGCCATTCATCAGTTGATTCCAACTGGCGCCTCGGCGTATTTTTTCGAACGTCTTTTTGCGGGCGCCGTCGATGGAGAGGACGCAGCGATCGACGCATTCGACGCAGGTTTCGCAGATTTCCTCCTTCTCCAGCAGCAAGCCGTTGGTCGTCATTTCCACGCGGAGCCCCGCTTCTTTCGCTAAACGGACGAACGAGCCGAATTGCGGATGAAGAGTTGGCTCGCCTCCCACGCCGAAGAAGATCGATTCCGCGTAAGGAAACGCTTCCTCCGCCATACGTTGATACAACTCCCAATCCATGCGCTGTTGCAGCAGCGCCCTCCGTTCTTCCGGCGAACGGCGGGCCAGATTGCACATGACGCAATGGATATTACAACCGGCCATTAAAGAAAGTTCCAAGCGAAGCGGCCGGTTGCCTTGGAACTCCACGCCCTTTTCGTACAAGGCGCGGTTGAGTTCCCGTTTCCATCCGTTGTTGGAGCGATGCAGGGCGGGCATGGGAAATTGTTCGATTCGGTCTTTTCTTTGTTCTCGAAACGACGAACCATGCCGGAATTTTTTCCCCACCATCGCTTCCAAGAGCGCTATTCGTTCGAACTGCCGATCCAGTTTCTTTTCTTCTTCCCAAACGGTTTGAGCGATTTGCCGCTGGCTGGAGACGATGCGTTTTTCCAGTTCGTCCAAGATGCGAAAATCGCGAAAACTTCCGTTATATGTTTTCGCCCATTCGCTATATTCGTCTATATCCCAATCGCCTTGGATGTTCATGAAAGGATTATTGTTGACGCAATCGCGGCAGGCGGGAGCGTATTCCTGCGCCGCAAACGAATCGCGCAATAAGGCGTATCGCCGCCCATGCCAGATATCCGGCAACCGGTTTTGGTTGAGATTGCCCATGACTAAACCGAAACGGGAATCGCCATGACAGCATGGAAGAACATCGCCGTTGCATAAAACGATAATCATGTAATTGGCAAGGCTGCAATAGAAATTATGAACGGGACAGCCATAAGCGCTTTCGCAGAATAAGGGCGGAAAATC
Above is a window of Candidatus Omnitrophota bacterium DNA encoding:
- a CDS encoding radical SAM protein, translating into MNIIESSSLNRELNRSIYLRGSAFQGNMPLYIQISLLESCNLHCDMCYRSNLPPHLNRLLSRENMPLDLYRRLAEDAFPYAERITFGWAGEPTLHPELDKILEIAYGYGVETTLWTNGTLLNQPMISEAAARFADWLVVSIDGSNEETFSQARSGSSLQAIEKNVEDVRALSLRMNRKYPLRLRAHMTLRRSAIQHLPGVIKKAHALGMERISAAHIGIFNGKMEKESLFHAKEEADGFLRAASDCARELGLSTDFPPLFCESAYGCPVHNFYCSLANYMIIVLCNGDVLPCCHGDSRFGLVMGNLNQNRLPDIWHGRRYALLRDSFAAQEYAPACRDCVNNNPFMNIQGDWDIDEYSEWAKTYNGSFRDFRILDELEKRIVSSQRQIAQTVWEEEKKLDRQFERIALLEAMVGKKFRHGSSFREQRKDRIEQFPMPALHRSNNGWKRELNRALYEKGVEFQGNRPLRLELSLMAGCNIHCVMCNLARRSPEERRALLQQRMDWELYQRMAEEAFPYAESIFFGVGGEPTLHPQFGSFVRLAKEAGLRVEMTTNGLLLEKEEICETCVECVDRCVLSIDGARKKTFEKIRRGASWNQLMNGIRKITQRRSAASHSPLRLILNFTLMKDTIDEFPDAVTLASLLGIDKVTAEHVILTSPELAEQSLFSMPEHSDRRVLEALERAKILGVAVEAPDLFEMSLAPDYAPPGTIRNIRPQQKENDAPHCKLLDYAVAIMPDGNVQPCSHPDAQHLFVMGNLNERSLSEIWFGSKFQQLREGSGELPAPCSNCSMSGRSDGGAPMREWDSPLPAALDAKELHPKRYHPRRMIFLSQLQRQEESILHHGENIKELLSRMMLHEQNLKEIIERKRTRWRRWWSRLWSR
- a CDS encoding aminotransferase class III-fold pyridoxal phosphate-dependent enzyme, yielding MAPLVESIMVPLRTDLHWKNRPPRAASQGAHFSFSVRARNTGREKWRDGDSEIMRSVMIGGAFYRGGQRIAYLEGWGKLPQPLAPGEEAIVEIKTNASALPEGRYILRVDAVKLGVGFFEDFGSPPLEWEIEIAAPDESEALWSRALPRCVNLWTPSQGARRGLKNLYPLFAVRSDKARIISSDGREYLDYIMGWGSAVLGYNRLEIQEAIRECISVGPTLPLPHPFQVEVAEKLAAFIPCAERTLFGKNGSDVMEAAIRIARAYTGRRLVLYCGYHGFHDWYVAGIGGVKGIPNEMRSLVQPFPFGDLDALKRLLDAHRNEIAAVALEPCSLDYPPEGYLETVRAWTREAGIVLIFDEIMSAFRLANGGAQEKYGVLPDMAAVGKGMANGFPLAALTGPRSIMDSAFDIGYGPTFQGEVYSLAAAMAALDIYAREPVCETVCALGETLREGVLSAAKHHEIQLKWKGIAPRLVIEFQSAGDYTSAMLRTFFIQELLEEGILFGGTFLPSLAHTKEDVKWTLDIIDSIFQRMRKALDEKNLLEKLYIPIHVLYLGEKD